The sequence below is a genomic window from Mycobacteriales bacterium.
CAGGGTGTGACGTCCAGGTTCGACTTGTATCTCGATGGTCTCGTTCATTTCGAGGGATCCGGCACGCTGACCGTCAACCACGATGTCGTACGTGCCACGTCGAACCTCGACTCCGCGTGCTTTATGCGTCAGCTTCAGGGTTGCTGTCATATTCGACCTCCATGGTCTGCCGGCCGTGGTTCTGATTTGTAACCGACACGGTCACCGACTCGACCGCGGCGGTGCGCGTCGGGTCCGCCAACGCGTAGGAGGTCTGCGGATCCCCGCCGATCCGGTTCATCGACCACAGCAGCCCGGCCGGCTCGACGTCGGAGTAGCTGCCCGCCAGCGCGGCGTTTTGGCCAGATCCACGATCCCCGCCCGGTTCGCGGCGAAGACCACCGACGATAACCAGGCCCGCCCGTCCGCGTCATCAGCCGTCGCCCGAACGGTGACCCGCTCACCCGGGCCAACCCGATCACGCTGACCCGGACCGGTGCGTCGAGCAGCGCCACGGGCTGATCAGCAAGCAGCCTGACATGCGTGGAGGTGCCCCCGCCGCAGCCGGCCACAGCCGCCACAACCGCGCACGCCACCCCAAGCGTGACCGAACACCTAGCCGACCGCGGCAACCCGAAACGCACGAACAGCCACTGTAGCAACCACCACGGTCGGATCACCCACATCGCCGGCCGGCGGGTTGCCGCCCCGGCCCCTGCACGGGAACCTGGCGAGTGCACGGCTACTGCCGTCCCGGTGTCGCTGTTCCTCGTCGTGGCCGCGACTTGCCGAGAAGCGGCGTAGGCGCGGTTTCGGCGGCCGGCTGGCGTGAGTCACTCAGCGATCTCCGCCGAATTCTGGCGTCTGGCGCAGACGTAGCGCACCCACGCCGAGCCGCGTCGAAACATGTCCTTGCTGTAACATGGTTAACAGCAAGACGACCCGGCAGGACCCCTAGATGTGGGGTAATTCAAGGCGATCTTGTATCGCTAACTCAGATACACCTCACCCGGTCGAGCGCCGGTTGCTGATCGCTCACGGGGTGCGAGCTGTATTCCTCACGAGCGGACGCCAGATGAATTCCTGGGAGATGCTCGCATTGATCGTGCGGTTCTGGGACTCGATTGAGCGAGCCGCGGAAACACCTGGTCCGTGGATCAAGTCGTTGACCCAGAACGGGCTCAAGGCGCTTGCGGCAGCTGGTGATCAACCTTCCGCAAAGCGACGGGACGATCGGTCAGCTGGCGCTGACTCCTGGGACGGTTTCCGAGTACAACGCGGATGTCAGGGCACTGCAAGCGAGTGTTCAGACGCCAAGTCCTTCGGCGGTGGCCGCCTCACCGGCAACGACCTCCGGGCCACAGTCGCCGATCGGGGCCGGCATCGACGGTGAACTTTGGGGCAGCGGGACGGTGTCCGATGGATCCGGGGCGTCGGTCAGTTACCTCGGATCGGCATTGGTCCGCCGCAGCATCCCGGGTGGCAGCGTGCTGGTTCCGGCCGGCTGGGCATACTTGGACCAGAGCATCCCGTCCGACCATGACGACGTCCTTTATTTCGATCCGGCCAATCCGACCGCGCGCTTCGAGTTCTCCGCATCCGGTTGCACCGGCTGTGTGACGAACAGCGGGCAGAATCCGGCCGGTAACCCGCGAGCGGTGCTGCCGGCGAACACCATCAGCTCGTTCATCTTTGACGGTCGGGCGGGTGCTGGCTTCCAGGAGAAGCCGTGGCTCGGCTACGACGTGAACGGCGTCGTGCTCGTGACCAAGAGCAGGGGTGAGGCTAACGGCTACGCGACCTACCGCGTCGCGCTACCCCCGAGCGACACGCCACTGGCGACGAAGATCCTTAACAGCGTGCAGATCAGCTGACTCGAGGCCGAGGAGCGTGCTCGGTCACCCTGCAACCGCTGACCCCGGAGGTCCGGGTGGTTGCGCCCGACGACACGCGAGCCAGCAGTTCCTCCTAGAGTGACCGCTTGCGGAGGCTTCCCAGGCCGAGCGCCGGCGCTCGGCTCGAGGCGATGCTTTCGTTGCAAGCATGTCTGGCCCTGTCAGCATGATCTGGCCCCACCGCCTCCTCAAGAATCAGTCAACGTGTTGCGACGATCACTGGAATCCGCCCCGTCATCCTGGGGCCAAGTCGAGTTGACACGGCCACATGTCCGTCAAGCGAAGGCAACCACCATGGACGTCGGCACTCGCGCAGTGCGACCAGAGTCAGTATTGCCCGACGGCGAACGATCGCTGCTAGTCGAGCATGGCCACGGCTCGCTGGAGGAGCTGGACCATATCGATGTAACCGAGACCAGCGTCGAAGTTCGTGTCCGGGTGTTGCTGCGGTACCTACCTGAGGTCGCAGCCCGGATGGGTCGCGGGGAGATCGTCTTGGGGACCTTGCAGCTGATCCTCAAGACGGAGACCGTGCAGCTGTCAGAGCCGCTGGGCGCCCGCCGAATCGAGACCGCACTGTCGGCCGAGTCGACCGAGCCGTAGCGACCCTTCTCGTCCACCGCAGAGGCTCAGCCCCAGCGTCCGGGTGCCGGCGCTCGCGGACACTGTCTGCGCTGGGGATGTGGCTATACTTATGGCCATGACATCAGCGGTGGAACATATGCCCCTCGCGGACGTGAAGAACCGCCTCTCCGAGGTTGTGGATCGGCTGGAGCGCGAACACGGCCGCGTCGTGATCACCAAACACGGCCGGCCCGCGGCTGTCGTGCTGAGCATCGAAGACCTCGAAGGTCTCGAAGAGACGCTTGAGATCTTGAGCGACCCCGCGCTGATGAAACGCATCAAGAAGGCGGAAGCGGAGATCGCTGCCGGTTTGGACGAGGTCCTCACCAAGGAGCAACTGCTTGACCGCGCTCGCCGACGGTGACCGGGCCGGCGTTCGAGGTGACGTGGTCGCCGACAGCACAGCGCGATCTACTACGGCTGCCGGAGAAGATCGTCACCGCCGTCGCCGAGTTCGTTTACGGACCTTTGGCTGACAGCCCACACCGTGTCGGACGACCACTTCATCTCGAACTCGCTGGCAGGCACGCGGCGAGGCGCGGCAGCTATCGCGTCGTCTACCGGATTGATGACGATCAACGGCGGGTTCGGGTCGAAAGCATCGACCACCGATCAGACGTCTACCGGCGCAGGTGACGCGCCGGTAGGACGCGCCGCCTCAGAAGATCAGCCATTCGGTGCCGCGCAGTCGCGGCCCAACTGCCCAGTGCCGGCGATCTCGCTCGGGTGATGGCGCAGAGGGTCGTTGGGCGAGGATGTAGCAGCGCCGGCTCGGATACTCCACTTCGGGGCGAGGCTGACGATCGATGGTTGCCGTGACCTGAAATCCGGCGTCCTCGATCTCGACCTTCACTTCGTCGGGATCGAGGAAGTAGCCGTCGATGTCGACACGCTCGCCGAACCAGCTGGTGAGGTGGTTCACCTGCCCACTGGCAAAGTCGGGCTCTCGACGTGGAAGGCGACTAGTAGCCAGCCGCCGGGGCGGACCGTGCGTGCGAGAACCGCGACCGCGAGTTCGCGGGCGGCCCCGACGGGGGTGAACCGGGCCATGTTCGCCCGTTCGACGGCGCGGTTCATCGCCGCTTGCAGGGTCTCGAGGTCGGGGACGTCGATGTCTTCGACGTCGATGCCTTCCTCGGCGAGCAGCGGCGCGAGTTCAGCCAGCATCTCCTGGGCGAGCCCCGGCTTGATCTGGACCTGCGGTGGTCCGGGTGGACGCTCCGGCCGCCGTCGACGCATGTCGCCCATGCGCCCATCGTGCCAGCACCTGCCGCCAGCACCCGCCGCCAGCACCTGCCGCCAGGCACGGCCAGGCACGGCCAGGCACGGCCAGGCACGGCCACGCACGGCCACGCACGGCGTGCCAAGCCGGGCCGCCGAGGCGGGCCCGCCGAGCCGGGCCGCCGAGGCGGTGACGGTCCAGTCGGCGGCCTCCTGGCGCAGCGCGTGCAGGCCGACCTTGATGGACAACATCGAATAGTTCCGAGCTGCGGCCAAGCCGTCCTCGTCCCAGCATGGGATGCCGGTGTCGGGATCGAGCGCGATCGACCAGAGCCGTTCGGGGGCGATGCGCAGGACGTCGACGACGGGCCAGAGGTACATGCCCTCCGACCACTGCCTGTCTTCGGTCGCTGCTCGCGGAGCGGCCGTCTCAACCGGCATCAACGGGCACCAGCTCGGCCACATCCGAGGCTGTCACCGCGAAGCCGCGATCGAGCGTCGCTACTCGGCCACGACGGGACCTTGCCAGGCCGGCGAGGTATGCGTCGGTCACCTGTCGGTGGCCAAGCACACGCGATAGGTCGACTTCGAGATAGGTGAGGTCGTCGAGCCACTGCTCGTGGCGGGCATGTCCGGTCAGCACCGTCAGCGCTGCGCGCGCGTCACCGCTGCTCGTGCCCTGGCGGACGAGCAGTCTGAGGAGCGTGCCCTGCACGGTCGGACAGGTCGCGAACCGGCCGGCTCGGCGAAACCATGCCCGGGCCGCCTCGTGGTGCACGTGCTCGGCCACCACCAGGGCCACCAGCACGTTGGCGTCCAAAAGACACGCGCCCCGGGTGCGCTCAACCATCCTCGTCGACCGCGGCCACGTCCTCTGCGGTGATCCGCCGCCCGACGCGCAAGGTCGGCAGCCCGCTGTCGGGATCGATCTCGATCGTGGCGTTGTGCGTCTCGACTGCAAGCGCTGAGCGCAGCAGGCTCGCGACCGTCCGGCTCAGGGTCTGGTGCCGGTCGCGGGCGATCAGCGCGGCTGCCTGATGCAGATCGTCGGGGAGATCGATCGTGGTCCGCATCACTGCATCGTATTTCGCATCAATGTGAACCGCAAGGCGATCGCGCTCCACGGCGACCGTGCAGAGCCGTCGGTCCTGGCCGCTGGGTGGGTCAACCATGGCCTGAGGCGCGGCGGTCAGGCAGGGTGCGGCTGCTCAGCAGCTCCAGCCGAGCGGTCGCGAGACTTCCGGTTCGCCGTGATCGACGAGGCCTTCGGGCACGGGTCGGACGCCTCCACCCGGTACGCGCTGGAGCTGTTCGCCAAGCTCGGTCTGCAGCTAAAGCGTCGCCACATCCTTGATCGCCGCGGCGATCCGGGCCGCCGCCGCACCAGGGTCGGCTGCGCCGGCGATCGGCCGGCCGATGACGAGCAGGGTCGCGCCGACGGCCAGTGCCTGCGGAGTTCAGCTATGGAGGGCCAGTCGAATGCCGACCAGGCTGCGACAATGCGCTGAGCTGCATACGATCAACCTGCGCCGACTGAGCAGCAAGAGTCCTGAGACCAGGATCGTCAACGTCGCCGTGGCCGCCGCTCGCACCAGCTGCTGTGGCCATCGGCCTGCGGCGAGTTGGGAGACGTGATGGGTTCGTTCGACGTGCCGCTGGGCGATGAACGCACCCAGCTCGACGCGTTCGTCGAGGAGTACCGCTGTGCCCTCGAGGTGACCCTCCACTGCCTCACCGAGGAGCAGGCCCGTCGCCACCTCGTCTCGTCCGCGACGACATTGCTCGGATTGCTCAAGCACCTCACGTGGATGCAGCGGGTGTGGTTCGAGGAGTGCGTCGGCGGCACGTCGCGTCGGGAGCTCGGCCTGGCACCTAACCCGGAGGAGTCCTTCCGGCTCACCGACGAGGACACCGTCGCCTCGGTCACGGCAGCCCACAGGGAAGCCTGCGGGACGGCCCGGACGGTGGTTGCGGACCTGCCACTGGATGCCATCGTGACCGGCCATCCGGCGGGGCCGCGGACGCTTCGCTGGGTGTACCTGCAGGTTCTCCGAGAGCTGGCCCACCACTGCGGACACGCCGACATCCTGCGCGAACAGGTGCTTGCCGGCTGAGTTCTGAGACCCAGGTCTTAAGGCCGCTGAAAGACCGGGAGCACGCAGGTCCAGCTGAACGGTCGATAACGAACTCCGGACCGTGGCGGCGTAGCCACCGCGGGCAATCGTCAGGACCGGATATCCCACCGGTAGGCCGGTCGACACGTCGGCAGGACAGATCTGTAGGCCAGCCTGCTCGTGAGCGCCAAGACAACAGCTTGGGGGAGCCGGTTGTCTTCGGCCTGCCGGTTTGCCGCCTCCGCAGCTCTGGATGGGTTGAGGAGAAACCGATTAGCCACGATCCTCCCAATCGCAATGAGCGGGAACGCCGGCTACATGGTCCCTGGCAGGAGGGATGATCTTCATGCCCACTAACGATCATGATCCGCCTCACTTCCATGTGAAGCGCGCCGAGCAGGTCGCCCGCGTGGTCATCGCCACAGGGAAGGTCCTGCCCGGCGCCACCCTCAGCGGTCGAGCCCTGCGCCTGGTCGAAGAATGGCGCCTGTTGCACCTGACGGAGTTGCGGAGAGCCTGGGAGAGCCTTCGGGATGGCCGGGTCCCGGCTAGCATTGATCCACTGGACTGAATTGGGAGGTACGTGGCTGTGCGGCACGTGACCGGGGTCGTCGTCGTGGCCGACTACATCGTCGACCTGACCTTCGACGACGGTTCAATCCGTCGCGTCGACCTTGCTCCGTTCCTGTGGGGCGAGATCTTTGCGCCCGTGCTGGCCGACTACGACGTGTTCTCCACGGTCAGAGTTGACCCCGAGATCGGGACGATTGCGTGGCCCAACGGGGCAGACATCGACCCGGACGTCCTTCATGGCGACGCTCTTCCCGCGTCCGGCCCGCTCGCGTCAGCTGGCTGAGCCAGCCTCGGCGCCATCCGGCCGGTCTTCTCTATTACGAGCGTTCGGGAACCGCGCGCGATCGCCGGTGTGAGCGTGCTGGATCCAAGGATGTTTCGGCGAGCGGTATCAGCCGTACCGGGGCGCCCCGCGAGCGGCATCATCGTTCGGCCGGATTGAACCGCCGTGGGATCGCCGGTGTGAGGTTGTCCGAACACCGGTCGTGGCGAGCGTTATCGGCCGCCTGCGGTCAGTGCATCGGCGGTTACTGGAACCCTGTCGACCGGCATCACGACGCGTCCTTGAGCGTGAAATGCACGCCTGCGTTGGTTACCCCCGAGCCCTGAAGGCGACTCTCAAGGAATCTGGCCGATCGGTTCGCTCGGGGGGGCCGTTTCCCTGTGTTTACAAGGCTTTCCGCCTCAGTCGTGAGCAGCGACGTTTTCCACAGGGCGTGCTGTGACACCTCGCCGACGGGGAGGATTCCAATCCGCAGCGGTCTCGTGAGAGGTACGCGACACTGGACGGGACGTCTCGCCCGCTCTATAACGGCGCGCTCTCGGGTAACGATAGCTTGATCCACGCAGAGTGGCCGGAAATACCCGGCGTCTCTGCTCGGGTCGGGAGGAGCCGGATGTCGGAGCCCGCCCGATAGTGACGGTTCTGATTGGTTCAGCCCCGATAGGTGCGGGCCCTCCTTAGCGCATGCACATGCACCCGAGCGGCTCGTTATGCGTTCTTCCGCGGGGAGCCCGGATCCCGCTCATGCCGATGAGCGTGCATCTGCTCGCCATAGGACCTACGGCTTCGGGGCGAGATTCGGCACGCGGACGCATCCTTGTGGCCGGCGTAAGCACGGCCGGCAGGTCCACGGACGGGGTGCTTGCTGCTTCTGGGTAGTGCGACGCGAGTCCCGCCCATGCGGGAGTGAGACTGCGGCTCGCAAAGGCGAGACTCCGGCGGCTGGCCGGTGCGGAACTGAGATTTCAACCTGGTTTCGCCTGTGCGGAGGTGGCCGGTCGACAATGCCGCGGGATGGCGGACGCGCGACGGCCCCCGCCAGCTGGTGGGGGCCGTCGCATGGTGCTGGGTGGCTACTGCGCGAAGAGCGGCGCGAGCCCGTTGGGGATCTCGAAGCCGCGCGCCTGCTGGTAGCCGCGGCGGGTCTCGCTGTACTGCGGCTCGATCGGCCGCGGGGCCTCGTCGGGCAGGAGGTCCTCCTCACGCATCTGCTGCACGATCCGATTCACGGGCCGAGTGAAGCCCTTGAGTGACCGCTCGGTGGCGTCCCAGCCGGCGATGGCGAACACGTCGGCGCGCTCAATGCTGCCGCCGCACCTGGCTGCAGCGACGATGACGTCGGCCTGGACGCGGCTGCCGTCGGCCCGGAGCCGCTCGAGGAACTCCGCGGCGAGCGCGGGGGTCCAGCCGTCGATGTTGGTGTCTTCGTCGAGCTCGATCGGCGTGTGAGCAACCGTCAGGATGTGCCCCGGCTGGGTGTACTGCTCGATCTGCTCAATGATCGCCGCGTGCAGGGCGGCGATCGTCTCGCTGTTGAGCCCCTGTAGGGGGACCTCGTACGTGAGTGTTGCGGTCATGCCCTTGCTCCGATCTGCCGGCGGGGAGGTCCCCTGACCGGTAGTGGGCACCCGTGCGTGTCAGGCCCAGGTGGCCGGCACTTTGCCGGCGAAGAAAAGAATAACAGGTCTCCACTATGTAGAGCAACTGTGTCGCACTGTGCCGCGCACTAACTGATGACCTGTGGCCCGCGGCTGCATGCTGCCGCCAGTCTGCGCCTGTGAATCCTGTGCGTGGCGCTTCACGCCACCTTCGGGCATGCCGATACGGTTCCCTGACGGTTCTACTCTAGGTACCGTCCTGGTACGAGAGGAAGGGGAGGCTGTCATGGACAAGATCAAGCCGCTGGCGTTCGTCGCAGCGGAGATCCGCACCTCGTACAACCCCGCCCTTGTCAAGGACGAGACGCTGGCGGCTATCCAGGACCGCGTCGGCACGCTGCCGGTCGCCCGCCGGGAGCATCGCCAAGCCATCGTCGTCGGTGGCCCGCCGCAGCCTGGCCAGACTGTGCTGCGCCTGATGGCGGCGGACAGCACGACGTCGCTGACGCTGGCGGCGGGATCGATCACGTTGGAGACAACCGCGTACGAGACCGTCGAGGTCTTCACCGGATTGCTCGAGGCGGCGCTGGTAGCAATCGGTGAGGTCGCGCCGCCGCAAGCGGTCGAGCGGGTCGGTCTTCGGTACGTCAATGAACTGCGGGTGGCCGTGAGCATCGAGACGCCGCGGCAGTGGGAATCGTGGGTGTGTCCGGAGTTGCTCGCGGGTCTCGATGGTGCAACGGCAGCCCTGGGCGCTGCCGGTGTC
It includes:
- a CDS encoding acyl-CoA thioesterase/BAAT N-terminal domain-containing protein yields the protein MVIVGGLRREPGGDRGSGQNAALAGSYSDVEPAGLLWSMNRIGGDPQTSYALADPTRTAAVESVTVSVTNQNHGRQTMEVEYDSNPEADA
- a CDS encoding type II toxin-antitoxin system Phd/YefM family antitoxin, which translates into the protein MTSAVEHMPLADVKNRLSEVVDRLEREHGRVVITKHGRPAAVVLSIEDLEGLEETLEILSDPALMKRIKKAEAEIAAGLDEVLTKEQLLDRARRR
- a CDS encoding type II toxin-antitoxin system RelE/ParE family toxin, which encodes MTWSPTAQRDLLRLPEKIVTAVAEFVYGPLADSPHRVGRPLHLELAGRHAARRGSYRVVYRIDDDQRRVRVESIDHRSDVYRRR
- a CDS encoding TA system VapC family ribonuclease toxin, with amino-acid sequence MVERTRGACLLDANVLVALVVAEHVHHEAARAWFRRAGRFATCPTVQGTLLRLLVRQGTSSGDARAALTVLTGHARHEQWLDDLTYLEVDLSRVLGHRQVTDAYLAGLARSRRGRVATLDRGFAVTASDVAELVPVDAG
- a CDS encoding antitoxin; translation: MRTTIDLPDDLHQAAALIARDRHQTLSRTVASLLRSALAVETHNATIEIDPDSGLPTLRVGRRITAEDVAAVDEDG
- a CDS encoding DinB family protein, whose protein sequence is MGSFDVPLGDERTQLDAFVEEYRCALEVTLHCLTEEQARRHLVSSATTLLGLLKHLTWMQRVWFEECVGGTSRRELGLAPNPEESFRLTDEDTVASVTAAHREACGTARTVVADLPLDAIVTGHPAGPRTLRWVYLQVLRELAHHCGHADILREQVLAG
- a CDS encoding DUF4160 domain-containing protein, whose protein sequence is MIFMPTNDHDPPHFHVKRAEQVARVVIATGKVLPGATLSGRALRLVEEWRLLHLTELRRAWESLRDGRVPASIDPLD
- a CDS encoding DUF2442 domain-containing protein — translated: MAVRHVTGVVVVADYIVDLTFDDGSIRRVDLAPFLWGEIFAPVLADYDVFSTVRVDPEIGTIAWPNGADIDPDVLHGDALPASGPLASAG
- a CDS encoding TIGR04255 family protein; this translates as MARGCMLPPVCACESCAWRFTPPSGMPIRFPDGSTLGTVLVREEGEAVMDKIKPLAFVAAEIRTSYNPALVKDETLAAIQDRVGTLPVARREHRQAIVVGGPPQPGQTVLRLMAADSTTSLTLAAGSITLETTAYETVEVFTGLLEAALVAIGEVAPPQAVERVGLRYVNELRVAVSIETPRQWESWVCPELLAGLDGATAALGAAGVDGVEFSGAQTVLSWQLSRHRALVARFGPVFGPPAVGNDPLRRPVTPPDGPFFLVDLDGFWPSAPASAEPYDPSSLLSTVRELHAPIEATFLWATTKQFRKEVL